Proteins found in one Homalodisca vitripennis isolate AUS2020 chromosome 4, UT_GWSS_2.1, whole genome shotgun sequence genomic segment:
- the LOC124359800 gene encoding uncharacterized protein LOC124359800, whose product MAPRTYVSRESLTSLQTQYNICKAHSFIHLQYSITSIFYKVFPRSTDPQSSSSINLSPSSNTPPKMLDKCIQEPGTLNIDVRNIDYLNHKFSYECKVCKIVYEAHG is encoded by the exons ATGGCGCCAAGAACCTACGTCTCCAGAGAGTCCTTGACTTCGCTGCAAACTCAATATAACATCTGCAAAGCCCACTCCTTCATACATCTTCAATACAG CATCACATCAATTTTCTATAAAGTCTTTCCCAGATCAACCGACCCACAATCATCTTCTTCGATTAATCTTTCTCCGTCTTCCAACACACCGCCAAAGATGCTAGACAAATGTATACAG GAGCCAGGCACACTCAACATTGACGTCAGAAATATAGATTACTTGAACCATAAGTTCTCATACGAGTGCAAAGTCTGCAAAATTGTGTACGAAGCCCACGGGTAA